The Roseovarius sp. EL26 genome contains the following window.
GGATTGTCGCCCTGACCCCATCAAGCAATCCCGCACGGGCCAACAGCCAGCTGCCGGTGTCCAGCGCAGCCATATGATCATAGCGGCTCGCGGCAGCGCGCAAATTGCTTGTCACGCTCCACCCCGTGATCTCGCGAAACCCGTAGGAGGGCATGACCAGCAGCATCGTCCCCGATGTCTCTGCCAGCGCTGCATGCGGAGTCACCTGCAATCCGCTGGAACTGGTCGTAGTGTTCCCATCCATGGTCACATAGCGCCAGTCATAGAGATCCCGACCCGAGATCATGTTCGCCGCCCGCAGGGGTTCAATCGCGTTAGCCAGACAGTGATTGGAAAACCCATCAAACAGCAGAACATCATAGGTCTGCATCTCAACACGCATTTTTTGCCAATCTTGCATGGTTTACGTCCAATTCTGCACGCTATGCTTATGCAGGATGGCCTTTGTTTGATCAACCACCCTGTTAGGAGTCCCGCCATGCACTTTGGTCTGTCCGACGAACAAGAGATGATCGTCTCCACCGTTCGCAGCTTTGTTGAAAACGAAATCTATCCCCACGAGGCCGAGGTCGAGCGCACCGGTCAAGTGCCGCATGAGCTGGGCGAAGAGATCAAGCAAAAATGCATCGATCTGGGCTTCTATGCCTGTAACTTCCCCGAAGAGGTTGGCGGTGCAGGTCTCAGCCATGTGGATTTTACTTTGGTCGAACGTGAGTTGGGCCGTGGCTCCATGGCGCTGACCCACTTCTTTGGCCGCCCGCAAAACATCCTGATGGCTTGTAATGACGAACAGCGCGAGCGTTACCTTCTGCCCGCTGTCCGGGGTGAGCGGATGGATGCACTGGCGATGACCGAACCGGACGCCGGTTCTGACGTGCGCGGCATGAAATGCTCTGCTGTACGTGATGGCGGCGACTGGATGATAAACGGCTCCAAGCACTTCATCTCGGGTGCGGAGCACGCAGACTTCTTTATCGTCTTCATCGCCACTGGCGTGGATGAGACGCCCCGAGGCCCCAAAAAACGTATCACCACCTTCCTTGTTGATCGCGGTACGCCGGGGTTTGAGGTGCGTGATGGCTACAACTCTGTTAGCCACAAGGGCTACAAAAACTGCATCCTCTATTTTGATGAATGCCGTCTGCCAGATGCGCAGGTTCTGGGTGAGGTGGATGGCGGCTTTGCGGTCATGAACGAATGGCTCTATGCCACACGCATCACCGTTGCTGCGTTCTCGGTGGGCCGTGCGCGTCGCTGCTTTGACTACGCCCTGAACTACGCGGCTGAACGCAAGCAATTCGGGCAACCCATCGGGAAATTCCAAGGCGTGAGTTTCCAGATCGCCGATATGATCACCGAAATCGATGCGGCTGACTGGCTGACGCTGGCCTCAGCATGGCGTCTGGATCAAGGACTCCCTGCGAACCGTGAGATCGCCTCTGCCAAGGTTTACGCCTCCGAAACGCTGGCCAAGGTTACTGATACCACGCTGCAGATCTTTGGTGGCATGGGGCTGATGGATGATTTCCCGATTGAGCGCTTCTGGCGTGACGCCCGGGTGGAACGCATCTGGGATGGTACGTCCGAGATCCAACGCCATATCATTTCCCGTGATCTGCTGCGTCCTTTGGGGGCTTAAGATCACACCTCTCTGGCGGTGGCACCGTGTCTGACTGCTTATTCGCTCTCAGCTAATCAGATGCTTGCCACCGCCGGAGCCCTTTGCACTCTTGCTACTTGGTCGCGCATGTCAAATAATCTCAACCGACTGTTCCAACCTAAATCCATTGCCATCATCGGGGGCGGGGCCTGGTGCGAACAGGTGATCAAACAATCGGTCCTGATGGATTATGCCGGGCAGATCTGGCCCGTTCACCCAAAGTCCGAGGAAATCTCGGGCTTTAAAGCGTTTAAATCGGTGCAGGACCTGCCCGAGGCCCCCGATGCCGTGTTCATCGGCGTCAACCGCCACGCCACGATCCAACTGGTCGGAGAGCTCTCAGCACTGGGCTCGGGTGGGGCAATCTGTTTTGCCTCCGGGTTTTCCGAAGCCGTGGCGGAAGATGAAACTGGCGGCGATCTTCAGGCTGAACTGGTCGCAGTTGCGGGTGATATGCCCATCCTTGGACCCAACTGTTATGGCTTTGTAAACGCCCTCGATGGCGCGTTGCTTTGGCCTGATCAGCACGGTTGCCAACGGGTGGAAAAGGGCGTCGCCATTCTGACGCAAAGCTCGAACATTTCGATCAACCTGACCATGCAGCAACGCGGTTTACCGATCGCTTATATGGTCACTTGTGGAAACATGGCGCAGACCACGCAGGCGCAGATCGCGTCAGCTCTGATTGACGACCCACGTGTCACCGCCGTCGGCCTGCACATCGAAGGTTTCAAAGACCTCCGTGATTGGGAAGCACTGGCACAGAAAGCCCATGCAAAAGGCGTGCCACTGGTGGCGATCAAGGTTGGCGTATCCGAACAGGCACAACAGGCCACCGTTTCGCATACCGCCTCATTGGCAGGCAGTGACGCTGGCGCACAGGCCTTCCTTGACCGCCTCGGCATTCCACGCCTCCGCGCTTTGCCGGACATGCTGGAAACCCTCAAGCTTTTGCACTGCTATGGCCCGCTGCCCGATGGCAACATCGCCTCGATCAGTTGCTCGGGTGGGGAGGCCAGTCTGATCGCCGACATGTCTGTGGGCACCGGGCTCGAATTTCCAAAGCTCACTGACCGTCAGAAAACTGCCCTGCGAGCGGCACTCGGCCCGATGGTGGCGTTGAACAATCCGCTTGATTACCACACTTATATTTGGCGTGATCAGGATGCGATGGCTCGGGCTTGGTCTGGCATGACCGGCGATGACGTCTCGATGACTTTCTCCATCGTGGATTACCCCACGACCGACCCGATTGACTGGACCTGCGCCACCCACGCGGCCCTGAAAGTGCGCGCAGACACTGGCGCGCGTTTCGGTGTCGTTGCCAGTTTACCAGAACTGATGCCACAAGACGTGGCCGCCCAACTGATGGACGGCGGCGTTGTCCCCATTATGGGGTTGCGAGAGGCGCTGTCAGCGACCAGAGCGGCCTCTAACATTGGCGCGCCATCCACCGAGCCCGTCTGTATCCCGGGTGAGATTGGCGAGGTCTCACTGGTCAGTGAAGCCGAGTCCAAAGCGGTGCTGGCCGCCCACGGCCTGCCCACCCCGCAAAACCGCTCGGTCCGGGGCGCGGACGAAGCTGCGCAAGCTGCGCAAGAGCTGCGCCCACCCTTTGCCATCAAGGGCGCCGGACTGGCGCATAAATCAGAGCACGCTGCTGTGCGCCTTGAGGTCATGCCAGAAGATGTGGTCGCAACCGCCAAGGACATCGGCACCGACGAGATCCTGATCGAGGAGATGATCACAGGTACCGTGGCCGAACTGCTGGTCGGTGTGGTCCGTGACCCGGCGCATGGCTATGTCCTGACCCTTGGGGCGGGGGGCGTGCTGACCGAAATCCTGCGCGACACCACCTCGTTGCTGTTGCCCGCCTCGACCGAAGACATTCGCGCGGCGCTGGGAAAACTTAATATCGCCCCGCTTCTGGCAGGTTATCGCGGCAAACCCGGTGCCGACATAAACGCCACCGTAAACGCTGTGGAATCGGTGCAGGCCTACGTGCTTGCCAACACCGACACCGTCAGCGAAGTTGAAATCAACCCGCTTCTGTGCACCCCCGACCGGGCGGTTGCCGTAGATGCGCTTATCCGAAAGGCCTGAAAGATGAACCCGATTAAAACCCGCCGCGAAGGTGCCATTCTTGAGGTGACACTGGACCGCCCCAAGGCCAATGCCATCGATCTGGAAACCAGCAAGATCATGGGCGACGTCTTTCTTGAATTCCGTGATGATCCGGAACTGCGCGTCGCCATCCTGACCGGCGGTGGTGAAAAATTCTTCTGCCCCGGCTGGGACCTGAAAGCC
Protein-coding sequences here:
- a CDS encoding acetate--CoA ligase family protein codes for the protein MSNNLNRLFQPKSIAIIGGGAWCEQVIKQSVLMDYAGQIWPVHPKSEEISGFKAFKSVQDLPEAPDAVFIGVNRHATIQLVGELSALGSGGAICFASGFSEAVAEDETGGDLQAELVAVAGDMPILGPNCYGFVNALDGALLWPDQHGCQRVEKGVAILTQSSNISINLTMQQRGLPIAYMVTCGNMAQTTQAQIASALIDDPRVTAVGLHIEGFKDLRDWEALAQKAHAKGVPLVAIKVGVSEQAQQATVSHTASLAGSDAGAQAFLDRLGIPRLRALPDMLETLKLLHCYGPLPDGNIASISCSGGEASLIADMSVGTGLEFPKLTDRQKTALRAALGPMVALNNPLDYHTYIWRDQDAMARAWSGMTGDDVSMTFSIVDYPTTDPIDWTCATHAALKVRADTGARFGVVASLPELMPQDVAAQLMDGGVVPIMGLREALSATRAASNIGAPSTEPVCIPGEIGEVSLVSEAESKAVLAAHGLPTPQNRSVRGADEAAQAAQELRPPFAIKGAGLAHKSEHAAVRLEVMPEDVVATAKDIGTDEILIEEMITGTVAELLVGVVRDPAHGYVLTLGAGGVLTEILRDTTSLLLPASTEDIRAALGKLNIAPLLAGYRGKPGADINATVNAVESVQAYVLANTDTVSEVEINPLLCTPDRAVAVDALIRKA
- a CDS encoding acyl-CoA dehydrogenase family protein, encoding MHFGLSDEQEMIVSTVRSFVENEIYPHEAEVERTGQVPHELGEEIKQKCIDLGFYACNFPEEVGGAGLSHVDFTLVERELGRGSMALTHFFGRPQNILMACNDEQRERYLLPAVRGERMDALAMTEPDAGSDVRGMKCSAVRDGGDWMINGSKHFISGAEHADFFIVFIATGVDETPRGPKKRITTFLVDRGTPGFEVRDGYNSVSHKGYKNCILYFDECRLPDAQVLGEVDGGFAVMNEWLYATRITVAAFSVGRARRCFDYALNYAAERKQFGQPIGKFQGVSFQIADMITEIDAADWLTLASAWRLDQGLPANREIASAKVYASETLAKVTDTTLQIFGGMGLMDDFPIERFWRDARVERIWDGTSEIQRHIISRDLLRPLGA